A region of the Dickeya chrysanthemi NCPPB 402 genome:
CGAGCCAATCACTACCCCGGCGGCGATATCCCAAATGCTGGTGTTTTTCTCCACATAACCGTCGGTAAACCCCAGCGCGGCAAAACTCAGCCCAACCGTCGCGCAACGATAGCGCGCCACGGCCCACCCTTCGTCGCGCAGATAACCATCGATCACCGCCACTTCCACCGCCGCCCATTTATTGCTTTCCCCCAGCGCCACCAACCGGATTTCGCTGAACGGCACCTGACGGCGATAAGGCATACCGTTGCGCCACACGCCGCACCCAATCGCCGCCGACAGCGTCAGGCCCAGCATCGGCAAGGCAATCGTACCGACCACCGCCAGCCCGTTTTCAACATACCCGATGGAAATCCCCCACAGCGGCAAACCGCGCAGAAAGTTGGTCGTGCCGTCGATCGGGTCGATGGCCCAAAAACTGTCGCCGACCTCTCCGCCCATTTCCTCGCCGAGGATGGCATCCTGCGGAAAAGTCTCGCTCAAACGATCGCGAATCAACTGTTCGACCTGGCGATCCGCCTCCGACACAAAATCATTGGCGGATTTCTGTTCCACGACCACACTGTCGCGCCGGGCAAAGAGTTGTTTTGCCAGCAACGCGGCTTCCTCC
Encoded here:
- a CDS encoding inositol monophosphatase family protein, whose protein sequence is MSDLQLRFETANAVMEEAALLAKQLFARRDSVVVEQKSANDFVSEADRQVEQLIRDRLSETFPQDAILGEEMGGEVGDSFWAIDPIDGTTNFLRGLPLWGISIGYVENGLAVVGTIALPMLGLTLSAAIGCGVWRNGMPYRRQVPFSEIRLVALGESNKWAAVEVAVIDGYLRDEGWAVARYRCATVGLSFAALGFTDGYVEKNTSIWDIAAGVVIGSEAGLVVKYRGHYGVGGMHVATAIPDVQHIVEPFFSI